The window CAAATCCTAATGCATATGTCAGAAGCTGGTTAAGGTTATTGATTGCCTTCAAATTTCTAACACGGAAGTTTTCAAAGTTATATGCCTGTTTTTTAAAACGAAAGTATTCCTCAATACGCCAACAGGAACAGGCAAGACATTGGCCTATCTGCTGCCGCTGCTGCAGAAGGTTGATACTTCTAAGCGGGAAGCGCAGGCGATAATTTTAGCACCCACGCATGAATTAGCCAGCCAGATTCATCAGCAAATCTTAGATTTAGCCGTTAAAGCGGAATTGCCGGTAAAATCAGCCTTGATTATCGGCAATGTTAATGTCGCTCGTCAAATTGAAAAATTGAAAGATAAGCCGCATATTATCGTGGGATCAAGTGGACGGATATTGGAGCTTATTCAAAAGAAAAAGATATCGGCTCCCGCTGTCCGGACCATTATTCTGGATGAGGCTGATCGGCTGCTCGATGATAATAATATAGACAGTGTTAAAGCAGTAATAAAGACGACCTTGCGCGACCGCCAGCTTATGATGTTTTCAGCGACGATGCCGGGCCCTGTCTTAGATAAGGCAAAGGACCTAATGCGGGAGCCTGGGGTAATAAGCGCTAAAGGTCAAGCTAATGTTCCGCAGGATATTAGCCATATGTATCTTGTGGCCGAGCAGCGTGATAAGATTGAAATGCTGCGTAAATTGGTTGGGCATCTGAAGATTGAACGGGCGCTTGTGTTTATAAACAAAAGCGATAATATTGAAACAATGGTGGAAAAACTCAACTACCATGGCCTAAAGGCCGCAGCAATTCATGGTGATGCTGA is drawn from Veillonellaceae bacterium and contains these coding sequences:
- a CDS encoding DEAD/DEAH box helicase, producing the protein MCQKLVKVIDCLQISNTEVFKVICLFFKTKVFLNTPTGTGKTLAYLLPLLQKVDTSKREAQAIILAPTHELASQIHQQILDLAVKAELPVKSALIIGNVNVARQIEKLKDKPHIIVGSSGRILELIQKKKISAPAVRTIILDEADRLLDDNNIDSVKAVIKTTLRDRQLMMFSATMPGPVLDKAKDLMREPGVISAKGQANVPQDISHMYLVAEQRDKIEMLRKLVGHLKIERALVFINKSDNIETMVEKLNYHGLKAAAIHGDADKHGRKAAIDAFRKGNIKLLVASDLAARGLDIPGITHVFNLDMPETAQIYLHRVGRTGRAGRSGTAISIVTVKEADLLKKFEKILKITIAAKKLARGQVFDRSVSAKK